A region from the Pseudomonas cucumis genome encodes:
- a CDS encoding acetyl-CoA hydrolase/transferase C-terminal domain-containing protein — protein MVQLCSIEQAVDDVLARLPAHIHMGLPLGLGKPNHFVNALYQRIAQLPERQLTVYTALCLGRPPLGDGLQKRFLEPFVERVFGDYPELDFLADLHRDSLPTNIHVHQFFLQPGSLLNSASAQQDYVSSNYSHAARDINAAGLNLVAQLVASHSEHPDRLSLSCNPDITLDLLPMIAKRRAAGETILLVGQVHNELPYMPGDAEIGIDTFDLLIDAKDSTTLFSTPNMPVGFQDHFIGLHASTLVRDGGTLQIGIGAMGDALTAALLARQADSDGYKALLADLNLSQWAQLIEREGGIEPFAKGLYGCSEMFVNGLLVLADAGIVRRKVYPDVPTQQQANAGTLDETAQTDGICVHGGFFLGPRSFYERLREMPQGKRLEFNMTRISYINELYGQEELKRLQRLDARFINTVFTMTLLGAGVADQLEDGRVLSGVGGQYNFVVQGHALEGARSILLLRSWRESGGEVSSNIVWEYGHCTIPRHLRDIVVTEYGIADLRGKTDAAVIEALLNISDSRFQSGLIEQAQSVGKLPKHFRLDPRFADNSPQRLQAIQARHSNLFPEYPLGCDFTAEERDLLRALNWLKSKFKLTEILELGKAALDAPEPSEFPVHLERMQLTKPEGLKEDLFQRLLLTGLKATVQ, from the coding sequence ATGGTGCAGTTGTGTTCTATCGAGCAGGCGGTCGATGACGTCCTGGCACGGTTGCCGGCGCATATCCACATGGGCCTGCCGCTGGGGCTGGGCAAACCCAACCACTTCGTCAACGCGCTGTATCAACGCATCGCGCAACTGCCCGAGCGGCAGCTGACGGTCTACACCGCCCTGTGCCTTGGACGCCCGCCCTTGGGCGATGGTTTGCAAAAGCGCTTCCTCGAACCCTTCGTCGAGCGGGTGTTCGGCGATTACCCGGAACTGGATTTCCTCGCCGACCTGCATCGCGACAGCCTGCCGACCAACATTCACGTCCATCAATTCTTCCTGCAACCAGGCAGCCTGCTTAACAGCGCATCGGCCCAGCAGGATTACGTCAGCAGCAATTACAGCCACGCCGCTCGGGACATCAATGCCGCCGGTTTGAACCTGGTCGCACAACTGGTCGCCAGCCACAGCGAGCATCCCGATCGCCTGAGCCTGAGCTGCAACCCGGACATTACCCTCGACCTGTTGCCGATGATCGCCAAACGCCGGGCGGCGGGGGAGACGATCCTGCTGGTGGGGCAAGTGCACAACGAGTTGCCGTACATGCCCGGCGATGCGGAAATCGGCATCGACACCTTCGATCTGCTGATTGACGCGAAGGACAGCACCACGCTGTTTTCCACGCCGAACATGCCGGTGGGTTTCCAGGATCACTTCATCGGCCTGCACGCCAGCACGCTGGTGCGCGACGGCGGCACCTTGCAGATTGGCATCGGCGCCATGGGCGATGCCCTGACGGCAGCGTTGCTGGCGCGGCAGGCTGACAGTGACGGTTACAAGGCGTTGCTGGCGGATCTGAATCTCAGCCAGTGGGCACAATTGATTGAGCGCGAAGGAGGCATCGAACCGTTCGCCAAGGGCCTTTACGGTTGCAGCGAAATGTTCGTCAACGGCTTGCTGGTGTTGGCGGATGCCGGGATCGTGCGGCGCAAGGTTTACCCGGACGTGCCGACCCAGCAACAGGCGAATGCCGGCACGCTGGATGAGACCGCACAAACCGACGGGATCTGCGTGCATGGCGGATTTTTCCTCGGGCCGCGCAGTTTCTATGAACGCCTGCGGGAGATGCCCCAAGGCAAACGGCTCGAATTCAACATGACCCGCATCAGCTACATCAACGAGCTCTACGGTCAGGAAGAACTCAAACGCTTGCAGCGCCTCGATGCGCGCTTCATCAACACTGTCTTCACCATGACCCTGCTCGGCGCCGGCGTGGCCGATCAACTTGAAGACGGGCGGGTGCTGAGCGGCGTCGGCGGGCAATACAACTTTGTCGTCCAGGGCCATGCGCTGGAAGGCGCGCGTTCGATCCTGCTGCTGCGCAGTTGGCGCGAGTCGGGCGGTGAAGTCAGTTCGAACATCGTCTGGGAATACGGCCACTGCACGATCCCACGGCACCTGCGGGACATCGTCGTCACCGAGTACGGCATCGCCGATTTGCGCGGTAAGACCGATGCGGCAGTGATCGAGGCGTTGCTGAATATCAGCGACTCACGTTTCCAGTCGGGACTGATCGAGCAGGCGCAGAGCGTTGGCAAATTGCCGAAGCATTTCCGACTCGATCCGCGTTTCGCCGACAACAGCCCACAGCGTTTGCAGGCCATTCAGGCGCGGCATTCGAATCTGTTTCCGGAGTATCCGCTGGGCTGTGATTTCACCGCTGAGGAACGGGACTTATTGCGGGCGCTGAACTGGTTGAAGAGCAAGTTCAAGCTCACGGAGATTCTGGAGCTGGGCAAGGCGGCGCTGGATGCACCGGAGCCTTCGGAGTTTCCCGTGCATCTGGAGCGGATGCAGCTGACGAAGCCGGAGGGGTTGAAAGAGGATTTGTTTCAGCGGTTGTTGCTCACTGGCCTGAAGGCCACTGTGCAGTAA
- a CDS encoding c-type cytochrome, with the protein MNLIMKMLAVPATVLALWAVSAQAATNDDIAKRLEPVGQVCVQGKECKGMEVAASAGGGDAKTPDSVIAKHCNACHGTGLLGAPKIGDAAAWGERAKKEGGLDGLLAKAISGINAMPPKGTCADCSDGDLKGAIQKMSGLK; encoded by the coding sequence GTGAATCTAATTATGAAAATGCTGGCCGTACCAGCAACCGTATTGGCCCTTTGGGCAGTCAGCGCACAAGCAGCGACCAACGACGATATTGCTAAACGTCTTGAACCAGTCGGCCAGGTCTGTGTGCAGGGCAAAGAGTGCAAGGGGATGGAAGTCGCTGCTTCTGCGGGTGGCGGTGATGCCAAAACCCCTGACTCAGTGATTGCAAAACATTGCAACGCTTGCCACGGCACCGGCCTGTTGGGTGCACCGAAAATCGGTGATGCTGCAGCCTGGGGCGAGCGCGCCAAGAAAGAAGGCGGTCTTGACGGCTTGCTGGCGAAAGCAATCTCCGGCATCAACGCGATGCCACCCAAAGGCACCTGCGCCGACTGCTCTGATGGCGATCTCAAGGGCGCCATTCAGAAGATGTCCGGCCTGAAATAA
- a CDS encoding cupin domain-containing protein → MDVGERLQSIRKLKGLSQRELAKRAGVTNSTISMIEKNSVSPSISSLRKVLGGIPMSMVEFFSEEILQEKPTQIVYKAHELIDISDGAVTMKLVGRAHPSRAIAFLNEIYPPGADTGDEMLTHEGEETGILVEGRLELVVGLETFVLEAGDSYYFESTKPHRFRNPFDAPARLISAATPANF, encoded by the coding sequence TTGGACGTCGGTGAACGACTGCAATCGATCCGTAAGCTCAAAGGTCTTTCCCAGCGTGAGCTCGCCAAACGCGCGGGTGTTACCAACAGCACCATTTCGATGATCGAGAAGAACAGCGTCAGCCCCTCGATCAGTTCGCTGAGGAAGGTACTGGGCGGGATTCCCATGTCCATGGTCGAGTTCTTTTCCGAAGAAATCCTGCAGGAAAAACCGACTCAGATCGTCTACAAAGCCCACGAGCTGATCGATATTTCCGATGGGGCAGTGACCATGAAACTGGTCGGCCGGGCTCACCCGAGCCGGGCTATCGCATTCCTCAACGAAATCTACCCGCCAGGCGCCGACACCGGTGACGAGATGCTCACCCATGAGGGCGAGGAAACCGGGATTCTGGTGGAGGGGCGACTGGAGCTTGTGGTCGGGCTCGAAACATTTGTGCTCGAAGCTGGCGATAGCTACTACTTTGAAAGTACCAAGCCGCATCGCTTCCGCAATCCGTTCGATGCCCCGGCGCGACTAATCAGCGCAGCTACCCCAGCGAATTTCTAA
- the alr gene encoding alanine racemase — translation MRPARALIDLQALRHNYRIAREVTGARALAVIKADAYGHGAVRCAQALEAEADGFAVACIEEALDLRAAGIRAPVLLLEGFFEADELSLIVEHDFWCVVHSLWQLEAIEQAALSKPITVWLKLDSGMHRVGLHPADYQAAYQRLLASGKVAKIVLMSHFARADELHCQASAEQVAVFEAARQGLSAEISLRNSPAVLGWPQIPSDWVRPGIMLYGATPFEEANAVASRLQPVMTLESKVICVRELPAGEPIGYGAKFITPKPMRVGVVAMGYADGYPRQAPTGTPVMVAGQRSQLIGRVSMDMLCVDLTDVPQAGLGSPVELWGKNILASDVATAAGTIPYQIFCNLRRVPRLYSGA, via the coding sequence ATGCGTCCAGCCCGTGCCCTGATCGACCTTCAAGCCCTGCGCCACAACTACCGGATCGCCCGTGAAGTCACTGGTGCCCGTGCCCTCGCGGTGATCAAGGCCGATGCCTATGGCCATGGCGCGGTACGTTGCGCCCAGGCGCTGGAAGCCGAGGCGGACGGGTTTGCCGTGGCGTGCATCGAAGAAGCGTTGGACCTGCGTGCAGCCGGCATTCGTGCACCCGTTTTGCTGCTGGAAGGTTTTTTCGAAGCCGATGAGCTGTCGCTGATTGTCGAGCATGACTTCTGGTGCGTGGTGCATTCGCTGTGGCAGCTCGAAGCCATCGAACAAGCCGCGCTGAGCAAACCGATCACGGTCTGGCTCAAGCTCGACTCGGGCATGCATCGGGTTGGCCTGCACCCGGCGGATTACCAGGCGGCCTATCAACGGCTGCTGGCCAGCGGCAAAGTGGCGAAGATCGTGCTGATGAGTCACTTCGCCCGCGCCGATGAGCTGCACTGCCAGGCCAGCGCCGAGCAGGTCGCGGTGTTCGAGGCGGCGCGTCAGGGGTTGTCGGCCGAAATCAGTCTGCGTAATTCGCCGGCGGTGCTCGGTTGGCCGCAGATTCCCAGCGATTGGGTGCGCCCGGGCATCATGCTCTACGGCGCGACGCCTTTCGAAGAGGCCAATGCCGTGGCGTCCCGCCTGCAACCGGTGATGACCCTGGAATCGAAAGTGATTTGCGTGCGTGAACTGCCGGCCGGCGAGCCGATTGGTTACGGCGCAAAATTCATCACACCCAAGCCGATGCGCGTGGGCGTGGTGGCGATGGGTTATGCCGACGGGTACCCGCGTCAGGCACCGACCGGTACGCCCGTGATGGTCGCCGGGCAGCGCAGCCAGTTGATTGGTCGCGTATCGATGGACATGCTCTGCGTCGACCTGACTGACGTGCCGCAAGCCGGTCTTGGTTCGCCCGTCGAGTTGTGGGGTAAAAACATCCTCGCCAGTGACGTTGCGACGGCTGCGGGCACGATTCCTTACCAGATCTTCTGCAACCTGCGTCGAGTGCCGCGGCTCTATTCCGGGGCCTGA
- a CDS encoding RidA family protein: MSIQRQLTNERMSQIVVHNSTVYLAGQVGDDMSAGIEQQTRETLANIERLLDLAGTDKNRLLSVTIYLKDIDAHFEGMNSVWDQWLPKGVAPARATVESKLCEPQILVELSVVAALP; the protein is encoded by the coding sequence ATGTCAATCCAGCGCCAGCTCACCAATGAGCGCATGAGCCAGATCGTTGTCCACAACAGTACCGTGTATCTGGCAGGGCAGGTCGGCGATGACATGAGCGCCGGGATTGAACAGCAGACCCGTGAAACCCTCGCCAACATCGAGCGTTTACTGGATCTGGCCGGGACCGACAAGAACCGTCTGCTGTCGGTGACGATTTACCTGAAAGATATCGATGCGCACTTCGAAGGCATGAATTCGGTGTGGGACCAGTGGCTGCCAAAAGGCGTCGCCCCGGCCCGCGCTACCGTTGAATCGAAGCTGTGCGAACCGCAAATCCTGGTTGAGCTGTCGGTTGTTGCCGCGCTGCCATAA
- the dadA gene encoding D-amino acid dehydrogenase, with protein MRVLVLGSGVIGTASAYYLARAGFEVTVVDRQPAPAMETSFANAGQVSPGYASPWAAPGVPLKAIKWLLQRHAPLAIKATADIDQYLWMAQMLRNCTASRYAVNKERMVRLSEYSRDCLDELRAETGIAYEGRSLGTTQLFRTQAQLDGAAKDIAVLKESGVPFELLDRAGIARVEPALASVTDILAGALRLPNDQTGDCQIFTTRLAEMATKLGVEFRFGQDIQRLDFAGDRINGVWIDGKLETADRYVLALGSYSPQLLKPLGIRAPVYPLKGYSLTVPIINPAMAPTSTILDETYKVAITRFDNRIRVGGMAEIAGFDLSLNPRRRETLEMIVNDLYPQGGNLAEASFWTGLRPTTPDGTPIVGATPFKNLFLNTGHGTLGWTMACGSGRLLADLMAKKTPQISAEGLDISRYGNKLQESAKHVNPAPAHQ; from the coding sequence ATGCGCGTTCTGGTCTTGGGTAGCGGCGTCATCGGTACCGCCAGTGCCTATTATCTGGCACGGGCCGGCTTTGAAGTGACGGTCGTGGACCGTCAACCAGCGCCGGCCATGGAAACCAGTTTCGCCAACGCCGGGCAGGTTTCGCCGGGTTATGCCTCGCCTTGGGCCGCGCCGGGCGTGCCGCTCAAAGCCATCAAGTGGCTGTTGCAGCGTCACGCACCATTGGCGATCAAGGCCACCGCCGACATCGACCAATACTTGTGGATGGCGCAGATGCTGCGCAACTGCACCGCCAGCCGTTACGCGGTGAACAAGGAGCGCATGGTGCGTCTGTCTGAGTACAGCCGTGACTGCCTGGACGAATTGCGCGCCGAAACCGGCATTGCCTACGAAGGCCGCAGCCTCGGTACTACCCAACTGTTCCGCACCCAGGCACAGCTCGATGGCGCCGCCAAAGACATCGCCGTGCTGAAAGAGTCCGGCGTGCCGTTCGAACTGCTCGATCGCGCTGGCATTGCCCGGGTCGAACCGGCCCTGGCCAGTGTCACCGACATCCTCGCCGGTGCCTTGCGCCTGCCGAATGACCAGACCGGCGACTGCCAGATTTTCACCACCCGCCTGGCCGAAATGGCCACGAAACTCGGTGTGGAATTCCGTTTTGGCCAGGACATTCAGCGCCTCGACTTCGCCGGTGATCGCATCAACGGTGTATGGATCGACGGCAAGCTGGAAACCGCCGACCGCTACGTGCTGGCGTTGGGCAGCTACTCGCCGCAACTGCTCAAGCCGTTGGGCATCAGGGCTCCGGTGTATCCGCTCAAGGGTTACTCGCTGACCGTGCCGATCATCAACCCGGCGATGGCCCCGACGTCGACCATTCTCGACGAGACCTACAAGGTCGCGATCACCCGTTTCGACAACCGCATTCGCGTCGGCGGCATGGCTGAAATTGCCGGTTTTGACCTGTCATTGAATCCACGTCGGCGTGAAACCCTGGAGATGATCGTCAACGACCTTTATCCTCAGGGCGGTAATCTGGCCGAGGCGAGTTTCTGGACCGGCCTGCGTCCGACCACCCCGGACGGCACCCCGATTGTCGGTGCGACGCCGTTCAAAAACCTGTTTCTGAACACGGGCCACGGCACACTCGGCTGGACCATGGCCTGTGGCTCCGGTCGTTTGCTGGCCGATCTGATGGCGAAGAAAACGCCGCAGATCAGCGCCGAAGGCCTCGATATTTCCCGTTATGGCAACAAACTTCAGGAGTCCGCAAAACATGTCAATCCAGCGCCAGCTCACCAATGA
- a CDS encoding Lrp/AsnC ligand binding domain-containing protein, with product MRTNTQTKRELDKIDRNILRILQADGRISFTELGEKVGLSTTPCTERVRRLEREGIIMGYNARLNPQHLKGSLLVFVEISLDYKSGDTFEEFRRAVLKLPHVLECHLVSGDFDYLVKARISEMASYRKLLGDILLKLPHVRESKSYIVMEEVKESLSLPIPD from the coding sequence ATGCGGACCAACACTCAGACCAAACGTGAGCTGGACAAGATCGACCGCAACATCCTGCGGATCCTGCAAGCGGACGGGCGTATTTCCTTCACCGAGCTGGGGGAAAAGGTCGGCCTCTCCACCACGCCCTGCACCGAGCGGGTACGGCGACTGGAGCGCGAAGGGATCATCATGGGCTACAACGCCCGCCTGAATCCGCAGCACCTCAAGGGTAGCCTGCTGGTGTTCGTCGAGATCAGCCTCGACTACAAATCCGGCGATACTTTCGAAGAGTTCCGACGCGCGGTGCTGAAACTGCCCCACGTACTGGAATGCCATTTGGTGTCAGGCGACTTCGATTACCTGGTGAAAGCACGGATTTCCGAGATGGCCTCGTACCGCAAACTGCTGGGCGACATCCTGCTCAAGCTGCCACATGTGCGCGAATCCAAGAGCTATATCGTGATGGAAGAAGTGAAAGAGAGCTTGAGTCTGCCGATTCCGGATTGA
- a CDS encoding YkgJ family cysteine cluster protein gives MSCNSQKIRTLRQQIPSFECVPGCHDCCGPVTTSPEEMSRLPRKTRAEQDAAMEELNCVHLGPHGCTVYDERPLICRLFGTTKTLPCPNGRRPVELIHPRVEKQIHEYMASTRQVLV, from the coding sequence ATGAGTTGCAACAGTCAGAAAATTCGTACGCTGCGCCAGCAGATTCCCTCTTTCGAGTGTGTGCCCGGCTGCCATGACTGCTGTGGGCCGGTGACCACCTCGCCCGAAGAAATGTCCCGACTGCCGCGCAAGACCCGCGCCGAGCAAGACGCGGCGATGGAGGAACTCAATTGCGTCCATCTGGGCCCTCACGGCTGCACGGTGTATGACGAACGACCGCTGATCTGTCGGCTGTTCGGTACCACCAAGACCCTGCCATGCCCCAACGGGCGGCGACCGGTGGAGCTGATCCATCCGCGCGTCGAGAAGCAGATTCACGAATATATGGCCAGTACCCGACAGGTATTGGTGTAG
- a CDS encoding NAD(P)/FAD-dependent oxidoreductase, which yields MNAPVQQPAPSHQHVASYYAASSLPQPDLAVLTGELVAEVCVVGGGFSGLNTALELAERGFSVVLLEAHKIGWGASGRNGGQLIRGVGHGLDQFANVIGADGVRQMKLMGLEAVEIVRQRIERFQIPCDLTWGYCDLANNAHDLEGFAEDASELRSLGYRYETRLLQANEMHSVVGSDRYVGGLIDMGSGHLHPLNLALGEAAAAQQLGVKLFEQSAVTRIDYGPEIKVHTAQGSVRAKTLVLGCNAYLNDLNPQLGGKVLPAGSYIIATQPLSEEQAHALLPQNMAVCDQRVALDYYRLSADRRLLFGGACHYSGRDPKDIAAYMRPKMLAVFPQLAGVKIDYQWGGMIGIGANRLPQIGRLKEQPNVYYAQAYSGHGVNATHLAGKLLAEAISGQQSGGFDLFAKVPHITFPGGKHLRSPLLALGMLWHRLKELV from the coding sequence ATGAACGCCCCCGTTCAGCAACCCGCCCCGAGCCATCAACACGTGGCCTCTTATTACGCCGCCAGCAGCCTGCCGCAGCCCGATCTTGCGGTGCTCACAGGCGAGCTGGTTGCGGAGGTGTGCGTGGTGGGTGGCGGGTTCTCCGGGCTGAACACCGCCCTCGAATTGGCCGAACGTGGCTTCAGCGTAGTGCTGCTGGAAGCGCACAAGATCGGTTGGGGCGCCAGCGGACGTAATGGCGGGCAATTGATTCGCGGCGTCGGGCATGGCCTTGATCAGTTCGCCAACGTGATCGGTGCAGACGGTGTGCGTCAGATGAAACTGATGGGCCTGGAAGCGGTTGAAATCGTCCGACAGCGGATCGAGCGTTTCCAGATCCCTTGCGACCTGACTTGGGGCTACTGCGACCTCGCCAACAACGCTCACGACCTGGAAGGCTTCGCCGAAGACGCCTCCGAGCTGCGCAGCCTCGGCTACCGTTACGAAACCCGTCTGCTGCAAGCCAATGAAATGCACAGCGTGGTGGGTTCCGATCGCTATGTCGGCGGCTTGATCGACATGGGCTCCGGGCATCTGCACCCCTTGAACCTGGCACTCGGCGAAGCGGCCGCCGCCCAACAATTGGGCGTGAAGCTGTTCGAACAATCGGCGGTGACCCGCATCGATTACGGCCCCGAGATCAAGGTCCACACCGCTCAGGGCTCGGTTCGCGCCAAGACGCTGGTGCTGGGTTGCAACGCCTACCTCAATGATCTCAATCCGCAACTCGGCGGCAAGGTGCTGCCCGCCGGCAGTTACATCATCGCCACGCAACCCTTGAGCGAAGAACAGGCCCACGCGCTGTTGCCGCAAAACATGGCGGTCTGCGATCAACGGGTGGCGCTGGATTACTACCGACTCTCGGCGGATCGACGTTTGCTGTTCGGCGGCGCCTGCCACTATTCAGGACGTGACCCGAAAGACATCGCCGCGTACATGCGACCGAAGATGCTGGCAGTGTTCCCGCAACTCGCCGGGGTGAAAATCGACTATCAATGGGGCGGGATGATCGGCATTGGCGCCAATCGCCTGCCGCAGATCGGCCGGCTCAAGGAGCAGCCGAATGTGTATTACGCCCAGGCCTATTCCGGCCATGGCGTAAACGCCACGCACCTGGCGGGCAAGTTGTTGGCCGAGGCCATCAGCGGTCAGCAGAGCGGTGGTTTCGATCTGTTTGCCAAGGTGCCACACATTACTTTCCCGGGCGGCAAGCATTTGCGTTCGCCGTTATTGGCGTTGGGGATGTTGTGGCATCGGCTTAAAGAGTTGGTTTGA
- a CDS encoding DUF1127 domain-containing protein, producing MNGLSDVRLTLHSQELAAGQKNGAREAVMRNAPSGLGRWGLFWHRLHTRKALLELTPEQLKDIGLSRAQAREEGLKPFWRI from the coding sequence ATGAACGGCTTGAGCGATGTGCGGCTGACGTTACACAGTCAGGAACTGGCGGCAGGGCAAAAAAACGGCGCACGCGAGGCGGTCATGCGCAACGCACCGTCCGGCCTGGGTCGCTGGGGCCTGTTCTGGCATCGTCTGCACACGCGCAAGGCGTTGCTGGAGCTGACGCCGGAACAATTGAAAGACATCGGTTTGAGTCGGGCTCAGGCACGGGAGGAGGGGCTTAAACCCTTCTGGCGGATCTAG
- a CDS encoding aminotransferase-like domain-containing protein, which produces MTLYVNLAELLGTRIEQGFYRPGDRLPSVRALSVEHGVSLSTVQQAYRVLEDVGLAMPKPKSGYFVPVSRELPELPVVGRPAQRPVDISQWDQVLELIRAVPRKDVVQLGRGMPDITTPTMKPLLRNLARISRRQDMPGLYYDNIYGTLELREQIARLMLDSGCQLSANDLVITTGCHEALSTSVRAICEPGDIVAVDSPSFHGAMQTLKGLGMKALEIPTDPLTGISLDALELALEQWPIKAIQLTPNCNNPLGYIMPESRKRALLTLAQRFDVAIIEDDVYGELAYTYPRPRTIKSFDEDGRVLLCSSFSKTLAPGLRIGWVAPGRYLERVLHMKYISTGSTAPQPQIAIAEFLKAGHFEPHLRKMRTQYQRNRDAMIDWVTRYFPAGTRASRPQGSFMLWVELPEGFDTLKLNRALHDQGVQIAVGSIFSASGKYRNCLRMNYAAKTTPQIEEAVRKVGATAIKLLAETD; this is translated from the coding sequence ATGACCCTCTACGTCAATCTCGCCGAGTTGCTCGGCACGCGTATCGAACAAGGCTTCTATCGTCCCGGCGACCGGTTGCCCTCGGTGCGAGCGCTGAGTGTCGAACACGGGGTCAGCCTGAGCACAGTGCAGCAGGCCTATCGAGTGCTGGAAGACGTTGGTCTGGCGATGCCCAAACCCAAGTCCGGCTACTTCGTGCCCGTAAGTCGCGAACTGCCCGAGTTGCCAGTGGTTGGCCGGCCAGCCCAACGACCGGTGGATATTTCGCAGTGGGATCAAGTGCTGGAGCTGATCCGCGCCGTACCGCGCAAGGACGTTGTGCAACTGGGTCGCGGCATGCCGGACATCACCACGCCAACCATGAAGCCGCTGCTGCGCAACCTGGCGCGAATCAGCCGTCGGCAGGACATGCCCGGCCTGTATTACGACAACATCTACGGCACCCTTGAATTGCGCGAGCAAATCGCTCGCCTGATGCTCGATTCCGGCTGCCAGTTGAGTGCCAACGATCTGGTGATCACCACCGGTTGCCACGAAGCGCTGTCCACCAGTGTCCGCGCGATCTGCGAGCCGGGTGATATCGTCGCCGTGGATTCTCCGAGCTTTCACGGCGCCATGCAGACGCTCAAGGGCCTGGGCATGAAAGCCCTGGAAATCCCCACCGACCCGCTCACCGGCATCAGCCTCGATGCTTTGGAACTGGCGTTGGAGCAATGGCCGATCAAAGCCATACAGTTGACCCCCAACTGCAACAACCCGCTGGGCTACATCATGCCGGAGTCGCGCAAACGCGCGCTGTTGACGCTCGCACAGCGTTTCGACGTGGCGATTATCGAGGACGATGTGTATGGCGAACTGGCCTACACCTACCCTCGCCCCCGCACGATCAAATCCTTCGACGAAGACGGCCGCGTCCTGCTCTGCAGTTCTTTTTCCAAGACCCTGGCACCGGGCCTGCGTATTGGTTGGGTCGCACCGGGCCGTTATCTGGAACGGGTGCTGCACATGAAATACATCAGCACCGGCTCCACCGCGCCGCAACCGCAGATTGCGATTGCCGAATTTCTCAAGGCCGGGCACTTCGAACCGCACTTGCGGAAGATGCGCACGCAATACCAGCGCAATCGTGACGCGATGATCGACTGGGTGACCCGCTATTTTCCCGCCGGCACCCGGGCCAGCCGTCCGCAAGGCAGCTTCATGCTGTGGGTCGAACTGCCCGAGGGCTTCGACACCCTGAAACTCAATCGTGCGCTGCATGATCAAGGCGTACAGATTGCGGTCGGCAGTATCTTTTCCGCCTCTGGTAAATACCGCAATTGCCTGCGGATGAACTACGCTGCCAAAACAACCCCGCAGATCGAAGAAGCCGTGCGCAAGGTCGGAGCGACAGCGATCAAACTACTGGCGGAAACCGACTGA